One window of Papaver somniferum cultivar HN1 chromosome 9, ASM357369v1, whole genome shotgun sequence genomic DNA carries:
- the LOC113308893 gene encoding NDR1/HIN1-like protein 1, which yields MSAKCDHHGSKKKKQLRQLFGCLTIFIIAVLFIILLVWLILRPTKPVFTLQDATVYQFNVTQPNFLSSTLQITVASRNPNDKIGIYYDKLDIYASYRNQQITLPTVLPQTYQGHKDVNVWSPYVYGNTIPIAPFLAVSLDQEQKAGMVLIYIKIDGKLRWKVGTWISGHYHVNVNCPAYLTFGSKFNGVSVGPAAVKYQIGRDCHTDV from the coding sequence ATGTCTGCAAAGTGCGACCACCATGGAAGCAAGAAAAAGAAACAACTGAGGCAGTTATTTGGGTGTCTAACAATCTTCATAATCGCAGTTCTCTTCATAATTTTACTGGTTTGGTTGATCCTGCGCCCAACAAAACCTGTTTTCACTCTGCAAGATGCAACTGTTTATCAGTTCAACGTAACACAACCAAACTTTCTGTCATCAACTCTTCAAATCACAGTTGCATCAAGAAACCCAAATGATAAAATCGGTATCTACTACGATAAACTCGATATCTACGCGTCTTATCGTAATCAGCAGATAACCTTACCAACGGTTCTTCCACAGACGTATCAAGGCCATAAGGATGTTAATGTTTGGTCTCCGTATGTTTATGGGAATACAATTCCGATTGCTCCTTTTCTTGCTGTTTCATTGGATCAGGAACAGAAGGCTGGTATGGTTCTGATTTATATCAAGATTGATGGAAAGCTCAGATGGAAAGTCGGTACTTGGATCTCTGGTCATTATCATGTCAACGTTAATTGCCCAGCATATTTAACGTTTGGAAGTAAGTTTAATGGTGTTTCCGTTGGTCCTGCTGCCGTTAAGTATCAGATTGGTCGCGACTGTCATACCGATGTCTGA